One stretch of Limisphaera ngatamarikiensis DNA includes these proteins:
- a CDS encoding PDC sensor domain-containing protein — protein sequence MKRRTCKTISLLSLLVFLGARTFTGAQGITPDLQAKIDAKLKTIQSWAADEVIVKAVKEHNANPSPDARAMTQDKWKSLPVLDPFVRSLTKNAAAERLKALKDDSVSEAFISGADGTKVAFLSKTTNWSHKGKPKHEVPMSGKTWQGEPELDESTGVQQIQVSVPILDDGKPIGSLVVGLSLNKLGS from the coding sequence ATGAAACGAAGAACCTGCAAAACCATCTCGCTCCTCAGCCTGCTGGTCTTCCTGGGCGCCCGGACGTTCACCGGCGCCCAGGGAATCACGCCCGATCTGCAGGCCAAAATCGATGCCAAGCTCAAAACCATCCAGTCCTGGGCGGCCGACGAGGTCATCGTCAAGGCGGTCAAGGAACACAATGCCAATCCTTCACCCGACGCCAGGGCGATGACCCAGGACAAATGGAAGTCCCTGCCCGTCCTGGATCCCTTCGTCCGTTCGCTCACCAAGAATGCCGCCGCCGAGCGGCTGAAGGCCCTGAAGGATGATTCGGTCAGCGAGGCCTTCATCTCCGGCGCCGACGGAACCAAGGTGGCATTTCTCAGCAAGACCACCAACTGGTCGCACAAGGGGAAGCCCAAACACGAGGTCCCCATGTCCGGCAAAACGTGGCAGGGCGAGCCCGAGCTGGATGAATCCACGGGTGTCCAGCAAATCCAGGTTTCCGTCCCCATCCTTGACGACGGCAAACCCATTGGGTCGCTGGTGGTGGGCCTGAGCCTCAACAAATTGGGCTCGTAA